Proteins encoded within one genomic window of Camelina sativa cultivar DH55 chromosome 19, Cs, whole genome shotgun sequence:
- the LOC104766335 gene encoding GATA transcription factor 1-like isoform X1 — MEMESFMDDLLNFSVPEEEEEDEAQPPRNITRRKTGIRQTDPLGLFNHGDHGVVEEEDLEWISNKDAFPVIETFVGVLPLSEHFGVTSPEREAIEGKQRSPVSVLETSSNSSTTTTTSNSSGGSTAVTTTTTSMLMSCCVSFKAPAKARSKRRRTGRRDLRVLWTGNEIQKKKTISAAVIIGRKCQHCGAEKTPQWRAGPLGPKTLCNACGVRYKSGRLVPEYRPANSPTFTAELHSNSHRKIVEMRKQYQSGDGDHRKVCG; from the exons atggaaATGGAATCGTTCATGGATGACCTTTTGAACTTCTCTGtaccggaagaagaagaagaggacgagGCGCAACCGCCGAGGAATATAACTCGCCGGAAAACAGGAATACGGCAAACGGATCCTCTCGGTCTTTTCAACCACGGCGACCAT GGTGTGGTTGAGGAAGAGGATTTGGAATGGATATCAAACAAAGATGCTTTTCCGGTGATCGAAACATTCGTCGGCGTGTTACCGTTGTCGGAACATTTCGGTGTAACGTCGCCGGAGAGAGAAGCGATCGAGGGAAAACAGCGGAGTCCGGTTTCAGTACTGGAGACGAGTAGTAATAGCTCAACTACGACAACGACCTCAAACAGCAGCGGCGGAAGCACGGCTGTGACAACAACAACCACCTCCATGTTAATGAGCTGCTGCGTTAGTTTTAAAGCGCCGGCCAAAGCGAGAAGCAAGCGTCGCCGTACAGGACGCCGTGATTTGCGAGTTCTGTGGACAGGAAACGaaatacagaagaagaaaactatatCGGCGGCGGTGATAATAGGAAGGAAGTGTCAACACTGTGGAGCGGAGAAGACGCCGCAATGGAGGGCGGGACCATTGGGGCCTAAGACTCTGTGTAACGCTTGTGGCGTGAGGTATAAGTCTGGGAGGCTTGTTCCGGAGTATCGTCCGGCGAATAGTCCAACTTTTACGGCGGAGTTACATTCGAATTCTCACCGGAAGATTGTAGAGATGAGGAAGCAGTATCAGTCCGGTGACGGTGATCATCGGAAAGTTTGTGGATAA
- the LOC104766331 gene encoding receptor like protein 30-like, producing the protein MYSVKLSHNSFTSFGNSVEIVDGKSLSWLDLGSNLLKGPVPQWICEFTYLNNLDLSNNHFSGSIPQCLERFTVLEKLNLRNNILSGFLPDVFIKGSTLRSIDVSHNNLAGKLPRSLIKCEWMEFLNVKENKIKDTFPFWLGSLQCLNVLLLQSNAFYGPVYNPSAYSGFPGLRIIDISNNHFVGSLPQDYFANWTTMSLVWHGYTRPEINYVGSYSPVFDSMDLVYKGVDTDFARIFLGFKAIDFSGNRFSGHIPESIGLFRELRLLNLSGNRFTGHIPPSLANITSLETLDLSRNNLSSEIPRGLGKLSFLSNINFSYNHLEGLVPQSTQFGTQNCSSFMGNPGLYAIEEICRESHHVPVPTPEQTEESLSIPEEPMLNWIAAAISFGPGVFCGFVIGHIFTSYKQEWFTAR; encoded by the coding sequence ATGTATTCTGTAAAGCTTTCCCATAACTCTTTCACCAGCTTTGGAAACTCGGTGGAAATTGTTGATGGAAAATCATTAAGTTGGTTGGATCTAGGTTCAAATTTACTCAAAGGACCAGTTCCACAATGGATATGCGAgtttacatatttaaataacTTAGATTTGTCCAACAACCATTTCTCTGGTTCCATTCCTCAATGTTTGGAGCGTTTCACTGTTCTTGAAAAACTAAATCTTAGAAACAACATTTTAAGTGGATTTCTACCTGATGTATTTATCAAAGGCTCTACGTTACGATCAATCGATGTCAGCCACAACAATTTGGCGGGAAAACTTCCAAGATCTTTGATCAAGTGCGAGTGGATGGAATTTCTAAATgtgaaagaaaacaagatcaagGACACGTTTCCATTTTGGTTAGGCTCTCTCCAATGTCTAAATGTTCTTCTGCTCCAATCAAATGCATTCTATGGTCCGGTATATAACCCCTCTGCCTACTCAGGGTTTCCGGGTCTACGGATCATTGATATATCTAATAACCACTTCGTTGGATCATTACCACAAGACTATTTTGCCAATTGGACTACAATGTCATTGGTTTGGCATGGTTACACCAGACCAGAGATAAACTATGTAGGTTCTTATTCCCCTGTGTTTGATTCGATGGATTTGGTTTACAAAGGAGTAGACACAGATTTCGCTCGCATCTTTCTTGGCTTCAAAGCTATTGATTTTTCTGGAAATCGATTCTCTGGACATATCCCAGAATCCATTGGTCTGTTTAGAGAACTTCGCCTTCTTAACTTGTCGGGCAACAGATTCACAGGCCACATTCCACCATCCTTGGCAAATATCACAAGTCTCGAGACGTTAGACCTATCTCGAAATAACTTGTCAAGTGAAATTCCTCGAGGTCTTGGAAAACTCTCCTTTCTGTCCAACATCAACTTCTCCTACAACCATCTAGAAGGATTAGTGCCACAGAGTACACAGTTTGGAACTCAAAACTGTTCTTCATTCATGGGGAATCCTGGACTCTATGCCATTGAGGAAATTTGTAGAGAAAGCCATCATGTTCCCGTTCCTACCCCAGAGCAAACCGAGGAATCTTTGTCCATACCGGAAGAGCCAATGCTGAATTGGATAGCAGCCGCGATATCATTTGGACCTGGTGTGTTTTGTGGGTTTGTGATTGGACATATCTTCACTTCATACAAACAAGAGTGGTTCACAGCTCGTTGA
- the LOC104766333 gene encoding uncharacterized protein LOC104766333 — translation MKTPKIILLLLMLIVISLTIIFTSILQPQTMSLGEEYDVRVINNFRDNSSLPLVIWCTSPQGELGGRALQEGDDFEWTAKIDFWSLMAVYTCTMKWDSMRKRFEAFKVSRDSNRCGSTKKCSWSVREDGFYFSSDEVYWTKDFSWL, via the coding sequence atgaagaCTCCAAAAATAATCCTTCTTCTGCTTATGCTTATAGTTATCTCCTTAACGATCATCTTCACATCGATACTTCAACCACAAACTATGTCACTGGGAGAAGAGTACGACGTGCGTGTGATCAACAACTTCAGAGACAACTCGTCTCTCCCTCTAGTGATTTGGTGCACTTCGCCACAAGGAGAACTCGGTGGTCGTGCGCTTCAAGAAGGAGATGACTTCGAATGGACGGCTAAGATCGATTTTTGGTCGTTGATGGCAGTTTACACATGTACAATGAAGTGGGATTCGATGAGGAAGAGGTTTGAGGCGTTTAAAGTTTCTAGAGACAGCAATAGATGTGGATCTACCAAGAAATGTTCTTGGTCCGTTAGAGAAGatggattttattttagtagtGATGAGGTCTATTGGACCAAGGATTTTTCTTGGTTATAg
- the LOC104766335 gene encoding GATA transcription factor 1-like isoform X2 — MYVLPLQKTPVHVFVNGPGVVEEEDLEWISNKDAFPVIETFVGVLPLSEHFGVTSPEREAIEGKQRSPVSVLETSSNSSTTTTTSNSSGGSTAVTTTTTSMLMSCCVSFKAPAKARSKRRRTGRRDLRVLWTGNEIQKKKTISAAVIIGRKCQHCGAEKTPQWRAGPLGPKTLCNACGVRYKSGRLVPEYRPANSPTFTAELHSNSHRKIVEMRKQYQSGDGDHRKVCG; from the exons ATGTATGTCTTACCCCTCCAAAAAACGCCTGTACATGTTTTCGTAAATGGTCCG GGTGTGGTTGAGGAAGAGGATTTGGAATGGATATCAAACAAAGATGCTTTTCCGGTGATCGAAACATTCGTCGGCGTGTTACCGTTGTCGGAACATTTCGGTGTAACGTCGCCGGAGAGAGAAGCGATCGAGGGAAAACAGCGGAGTCCGGTTTCAGTACTGGAGACGAGTAGTAATAGCTCAACTACGACAACGACCTCAAACAGCAGCGGCGGAAGCACGGCTGTGACAACAACAACCACCTCCATGTTAATGAGCTGCTGCGTTAGTTTTAAAGCGCCGGCCAAAGCGAGAAGCAAGCGTCGCCGTACAGGACGCCGTGATTTGCGAGTTCTGTGGACAGGAAACGaaatacagaagaagaaaactatatCGGCGGCGGTGATAATAGGAAGGAAGTGTCAACACTGTGGAGCGGAGAAGACGCCGCAATGGAGGGCGGGACCATTGGGGCCTAAGACTCTGTGTAACGCTTGTGGCGTGAGGTATAAGTCTGGGAGGCTTGTTCCGGAGTATCGTCCGGCGAATAGTCCAACTTTTACGGCGGAGTTACATTCGAATTCTCACCGGAAGATTGTAGAGATGAGGAAGCAGTATCAGTCCGGTGACGGTGATCATCGGAAAGTTTGTGGATAA